One Eremothecium cymbalariae DBVPG#7215 chromosome 2, complete sequence DNA window includes the following coding sequences:
- the SRT1 gene encoding ditrans,polycis-polyprenyl diphosphate synthase (similar to Ashbya gossypii ABL022W) — translation MSIEVIQEERNGCIGKDQVVQLEWNLQPLEEDPEICVEEASLPSQQPTLKMKLSDILHGHWRHHYQNERVKVTNILFQIGIIRVVVNFIQNFLIKILQMGPLPQHVSFIMDGNRRYAKSLNLPLKRGHEAGSLTLFRTLHICKKVGIDVVSAYAFSIENFNRPKEEIDTLTDMLSRRLQDLANRANNLKDRLYGAKLLVVGDRALLADELNDKISYVEAMTKHNTAFNIYICLPYTTRNDIYHSMHDLVRLCQNGVLSTEEITVEQLTNAMYLGSSSNKADILVRTSGHTRLSDYMLWQTHENSVIEFSKCMWPDFTFRSFYLILLKWSFFTTLQRARKREKLRTRVGSFATTLLRQRKRVPVRLDKLPPPPKAVSVTDR, via the coding sequence ATGAGTATAGAAGTTATACAGGAGGAGCGGAATGGATGTATTGGAAAGGATCAGGTTGTTCAATTGGAGTGGAACTTACAACCTCTAGAAGAGGATCCAGAAATATGCGTAGAAGAAGCATCGCTTCCGTCGCAGCAGCCCACGCTTAAAATGAAGTTGTCTGATATTCTTCATGGGCATTGGAGACATCACTATCAGAATGAAAGGGTTAAGGttaccaatattttgtttcaGATTGGTATAATTAGGGTTGTTGTTAATTTTATTCAGAATTTTCTTATCAAGATTTTGCAGATGGGGCCGCTTCCACAACATGTGTCATTTATTATGGATGGGAATAGACGGTACGCCAAGTCGTTGAATCTTCCTCTTAAGCGGGGGCATGAAGCAGGCAGTCTAACATTGTTCAGGACGTTACACATATGTAAGAAGGTGGGTATTGATGTGGTAAGCGCGTACGCGTTCTCTATTGAGAATTTCAATAGGCCCAAGGAGGAGATTGACACATTGACTGACATGTTGAGTAGGCGGTTGCAAGATTTAGCAAATAGGGCGAACAACCTAAAGGATCGATTGTATGGAGCTAAATTGCTAGTTGTTGGTGACAGAGCATTATTAGCCGATGAACTAAATGACAAGATCAGTTATGTTGAGGCAATGACCAAACATAACACGGCATTTAACATTTACATATGTTTACCATACACGACGCGAAACGATATCTACCACTCCATGCACGATTTGGTCAGGCTTTGTCAGAATGGAGTCTTGAGTACTGAGGAAATTACTGTAGAACAATTGACTAATGCAATGTACTTGGGTTCAAGTTCTAATAAAGCTGATATTTTGGTTCGGACTAGTGGGCATACCCGACTCTCCGACTACATGTTGTGGCAGACACATGAAAACTCTGTAATTGAGTTTTCCAAATGCATGTGGCCCGATTTTACTTTCAGGAGTTTCtatttaatattattaaaatggAGCTTCTTTACAACATTGCAAAGGGCAAGAAAGAGGGAGAAGTTAAGGACTCGCGTAGGATCATTTGCAACTACTTTGCTTAGACAGCGGAAAAGGGTCCCAGTCAGGCTTGATAaacttcctcctcctccaaaAGCTGTATCTGTAACTGACAGATAA
- the OAC1 gene encoding Oac1p (similar to Ashbya gossypii ABL023W), translating into MPSRSEHQSDSPAGERNAAQRISKTGSFIAGGLAACIAVTFTNPVEVAKTRMQLQGELSAVGETIYKNPFQAMGLIGKTEGIRGLQKGLNCAYIYQIGLNGSRLGFYEPIRLETNKLLFSTKNPYVHQNMAVNIVAGTLSGMIGAVIGSPLYLIKTRMQSYSSAIQVGQQTRYSSIWNGITSIVKNHGIKGLFHGTDAAILRTGAGSAVQLPIYNSAKNFLLRNAHMQDGYSLHLIASTISGVGVAIVMNPWDVILTRVYNQSGSLYKGPIDCFLKTIKIEGPSALYKGFAAQLSRICPHTILCLTFLEQTMNLVYHAEAILLGP; encoded by the coding sequence CCGCTCAAAGAATCAGCAAAACCGGTTCGTTCATCGCTGGAGGTTTGGCAGCATGCATAGCCGTCACGTTCACTAATCCAGTGGAAGTGGCAAAAACGAGAATGCAGTTACAGGGAGAACTATCTGCCGTCGGTGAGACCATCTACAAGAACCCATTCCAAGCTATGGGCCTCATTGGTAAAACGGAAGGAATTAGAGGCCTCCAAAAGGGATTGAACtgtgcatatatataccagATTGGCCTTAATGGGTCACGTCTGGGTTTCTATGAACCCATACGTTTAGAAACGAATAAACTACTTTtctcaacaaaaaacccCTATGTCCATCAAAATATGGCGGTTAACATAGTGGCTGGCACCCTCTCCGGCATGATTGGCGCGGTTATAGGCTCTCCTCTCTATCTAATCAAAACAAGAATGCAATCGTATTCCTCTGCCATACAAGTTGGTCAACAAACTAGATACTCTTCTATATGGAATGGTATCACTAGTATAGTCAAAAATCATGGCATTAAAGGCCTCTTTCACGGTACTGACGCTGCAATCTTGAGAACCGGCGCCGGATCTGCTGTCCAACTGCCAATTTACAACTCCGCCAAGAACTTCTTGTTACGTAATGCCCACATGCAAGATGGATATTCTCTGCATCTCATCGCCTCCACCATATCCGGCGTCGGCGTTGCCATCGTGATGAATCCTTGGGATGTCATACTAACAAGAGTCTATAACCAGTCTGGCTCCCTTTACAAGGGCCCAATAGATTGTTTTCTCAAAACCATAAAGATAGAAGGCCCCTCCGCCCTGTACAAAGGGTTTGCCGCCCAACTCTCAAGAATATGCCCACACACTATCCTGTGTCTAACCTTCTTGGAACAAACTATGAATCTTGTATACCACGCTGAAGCCATTCTGCTAGGACCATGA